In Streptomyces qaidamensis, one DNA window encodes the following:
- a CDS encoding ferredoxin reductase: MTSAALRSRAWKLLEMVTTPLLPSDYLDLVSPLRAGADLRGRIEAVHPETSDAATIVIRPGRGWRGHTAGQYVRIGVDVDGVRLWRAYSVTSPTNRQDGRVTITVKAIPDGKVSNHLVRRAKPGTLIQLDQATGDFVLPEAKPAKVLYLTAGSGITPVMGMLRDTEFNDVVMVHCAPQPQDVIFRNELHDLVADKKLQLTEVHTATDGMLDIARLDELVPDWAERETWACGPAGLLDAAEEHWSEYGMPERLHVERFRPSIVVAGDGGEVTFSVTGKTVDADGATPLLDVGEEAGVLMPSGCRMGICFGCVTPLKAGVVRDLRTGEITEAEPGVLIQTCVSAAAGPCDIER; this comes from the coding sequence ATGACGAGTGCAGCCCTCCGCAGTAGGGCGTGGAAACTGCTGGAGATGGTCACGACACCGCTGCTGCCGTCGGACTACCTCGACCTGGTCAGCCCGCTGCGTGCGGGCGCTGACCTGCGTGGGCGCATCGAGGCCGTGCACCCCGAGACGAGTGACGCCGCGACCATCGTGATCAGGCCGGGGCGGGGCTGGCGCGGCCACACGGCCGGTCAGTATGTGCGGATCGGCGTCGACGTCGACGGGGTGCGCCTGTGGCGTGCCTACTCGGTCACCTCGCCGACGAACCGCCAGGACGGCCGCGTCACGATCACCGTGAAGGCGATCCCGGACGGCAAGGTCAGCAACCACCTGGTCCGCAGGGCCAAACCGGGCACGCTGATCCAGCTCGACCAGGCGACCGGTGACTTCGTGCTGCCGGAGGCCAAGCCCGCCAAGGTGCTCTACCTGACGGCCGGCAGCGGCATCACGCCCGTGATGGGCATGCTGCGCGACACCGAGTTCAACGACGTCGTGATGGTCCACTGCGCGCCACAGCCGCAGGACGTGATCTTCCGCAACGAACTGCACGACCTGGTCGCGGACAAGAAGCTGCAGCTCACCGAGGTGCATACCGCCACCGACGGCATGCTCGACATCGCCCGTCTCGACGAACTCGTGCCCGACTGGGCCGAGCGCGAGACCTGGGCTTGCGGGCCCGCGGGCCTGCTCGACGCCGCCGAGGAGCACTGGAGCGAGTACGGCATGCCAGAGCGCCTGCACGTCGAACGCTTCCGCCCCAGCATCGTCGTCGCCGGTGACGGCGGCGAGGTCACGTTCAGCGTCACCGGCAAGACCGTCGACGCGGACGGCGCCACGCCGTTGCTGGACGTCGGCGAGGAGGCCGGCGTGCTCATGCCGTCCGGGTGCCGCATGGGCATCTGCTTCGGTTGCGTCACGCCGCTCAAGGCGGGCGTCGTCCGCGATCTGCGCACCGGCGAGATCACCGAGGCCGAGCCGGGCGTCCTCATCCAGACCTGCGTGTCCGCCGCGGCGGGCCCCTGTGACATCGAACGGTAG
- a CDS encoding helix-turn-helix domain-containing protein — protein MIRTLVVDDDFAPRTDQADVDALFGAARPPAVPRVPAKGHSAPALALLHQTLRTAPDALSAAQAAELTGVSRATAQRCLSYLVREGMVRLELRYGATGRPEHRYRIAP, from the coding sequence ATGATCCGGACCCTGGTGGTGGACGACGACTTCGCCCCGCGAACCGACCAGGCCGACGTGGACGCCCTCTTCGGCGCCGCCCGGCCCCCGGCCGTCCCCCGGGTCCCGGCCAAGGGGCACTCCGCGCCGGCTCTCGCCCTCCTGCACCAGACTCTGCGCACCGCCCCCGACGCCCTGTCCGCGGCCCAGGCCGCGGAACTCACCGGCGTCTCCCGCGCCACGGCCCAGCGCTGCCTCTCCTACCTCGTACGGGAGGGCATGGTCAGGCTCGAACTCCGCTACGGGGCCACGGGCCGTCCCGAACACCGCTACCGGATCGCCCCCTGA
- a CDS encoding fatty acid desaturase family protein: MTAIDPTAHLTAEQIEELGRELDAIRDEVIAGRGEKDAAYIRKVISAQRKLELVSRGVLLFSFFPPAWLVGTAGLSVAKIMDNMEIGHNVLHGQWDWMRDPKIHSTTWDWDHVSPADQWKHSHNELHHTYTNVLGKDNDLGYGIMRVDEDQKWHPFHLGQPLWNFINACFFEYGIAAYDLELGKNLNKRRRKDPEFRARAKAVGRKIRKQVLKDYVIHPLLSGPSFLPTLAATFTANLVRNVWTHSVIMCGHFPEGVQVFERRSIKGETRGQWYLRQMMGSANISGSKAMHFMTGNLSHQIEHHLFPDLPSNRYAEVAVKVRALFDKYELEYVTGPLPKQVFSAWRKVFRLSLPNKKPKGTTPAREQELVAA, translated from the coding sequence TTGACCGCCATCGACCCCACCGCCCACCTGACCGCGGAGCAGATCGAGGAGCTCGGACGCGAACTGGACGCGATCCGCGACGAGGTGATCGCCGGCCGCGGCGAGAAGGACGCCGCCTACATCCGCAAGGTCATCTCGGCGCAGCGCAAGCTCGAGCTGGTCAGCAGGGGCGTGCTGCTGTTCTCGTTCTTCCCGCCCGCGTGGCTGGTCGGCACCGCCGGGCTGTCCGTGGCGAAGATCATGGACAACATGGAGATCGGTCACAACGTCCTGCACGGCCAGTGGGACTGGATGCGGGACCCGAAGATCCACTCCACCACGTGGGATTGGGATCACGTCTCGCCTGCCGACCAGTGGAAGCACTCGCACAACGAGCTGCACCACACGTACACCAACGTGCTCGGCAAGGACAACGACCTCGGCTACGGCATCATGCGCGTCGACGAGGACCAGAAGTGGCATCCCTTCCACCTCGGCCAGCCGCTGTGGAACTTCATCAACGCCTGCTTCTTCGAGTACGGCATCGCAGCGTACGACCTGGAGCTCGGCAAGAACCTGAACAAGCGCCGCCGCAAGGACCCGGAGTTCCGCGCACGGGCCAAGGCCGTGGGCCGCAAGATCCGCAAGCAGGTGCTCAAGGACTACGTGATCCACCCGCTGCTGTCGGGCCCGTCGTTCCTCCCCACGCTCGCCGCCACGTTCACCGCGAACCTGGTCCGCAACGTCTGGACCCACTCGGTGATCATGTGCGGGCACTTTCCCGAGGGCGTGCAGGTCTTCGAGCGCAGGTCGATCAAGGGTGAGACGCGCGGCCAGTGGTACCTGCGACAGATGATGGGCTCGGCGAACATCAGCGGCAGCAAGGCCATGCACTTCATGACCGGCAACCTGTCGCACCAGATCGAGCACCACCTGTTCCCGGACCTGCCGAGCAACCGGTACGCCGAGGTCGCGGTGAAGGTGCGCGCCTTGTTCGACAAGTACGAGCTGGAGTACGTCACCGGGCCGCTGCCCAAGCAGGTGTTCTCCGCGTGGCGCAAGGTCTTCAGGCTCTCGCTGCCGAACAAGAAGCCCAAGGGCACAACGCCGGCGCGCGAGCAGGAGCTCGTCGCAGCCTGA
- a CDS encoding PucR family transcriptional regulator, with product MSHAIQRASELALDETTVTALRAALKTTADEVVQAIIDEVPPYANALSGSMGGTIRRAVRTALGHYLDLASGNATGGDGGDAAYELGRGEVRDGRSMDALLSAYRVGARVAWRCLAAGAVPAGLPAAEVAKFAELTFAYIDELSAASAAGHADELAARGRAHERHLEQLARDLLAGASPDVLLVSAQRAGWQPPVMLTAVLLPAALARPAYRALDPSTLVLDDLPDAFGVLLVPDADRSRLLRQLTDRTAVVGPARPWTRASASYARAVRARSLSSGIRDTEDHLPELVLSADADAFADLRARALAPLRTLPAATALRLEETLRAWLLHQGRRDEVAAALFVHPQTVRYRMSQLRELFPDLASPHRVLELTLAVGLRAS from the coding sequence ATGAGCCATGCAATCCAGAGGGCCAGCGAGCTGGCCCTGGATGAGACGACGGTCACCGCACTGCGGGCCGCGCTGAAGACCACCGCCGACGAGGTCGTCCAGGCGATCATCGACGAGGTCCCTCCCTACGCCAACGCCCTTTCGGGCAGCATGGGCGGCACCATCCGGCGAGCCGTCCGCACCGCCCTGGGGCACTACCTGGACCTCGCGAGCGGCAACGCCACAGGCGGCGACGGCGGTGACGCCGCCTACGAGCTGGGCCGCGGCGAGGTGCGCGACGGCCGTTCGATGGACGCCCTGCTCAGCGCCTACCGCGTCGGCGCCCGCGTGGCCTGGCGATGCCTGGCCGCTGGCGCCGTACCCGCAGGTCTGCCCGCCGCCGAGGTCGCCAAGTTCGCCGAGCTGACCTTCGCCTACATCGACGAGCTCTCCGCCGCGAGCGCCGCGGGCCACGCCGACGAACTGGCCGCCCGGGGCCGGGCCCACGAGCGCCACCTGGAACAGTTGGCCCGCGACCTCCTCGCCGGCGCGAGCCCGGACGTGCTGCTGGTCTCCGCTCAACGGGCCGGGTGGCAGCCCCCGGTTATGCTGACCGCGGTCCTGCTGCCCGCCGCCCTGGCCCGGCCTGCCTACCGCGCGCTCGACCCGAGCACCCTCGTCCTCGACGACCTGCCGGACGCCTTCGGCGTGCTGCTCGTCCCCGATGCCGACCGATCACGTCTCTTGAGGCAGCTGACCGACCGCACCGCCGTGGTAGGCCCGGCCCGGCCATGGACGCGTGCCTCCGCCTCGTACGCACGAGCCGTACGCGCTCGCTCGCTCTCCTCCGGTATTCGCGACACCGAGGACCATCTGCCCGAGCTGGTGCTGAGCGCCGACGCGGACGCGTTCGCAGACCTGCGTGCCCGAGCCCTCGCACCGTTGCGGACCTTGCCTGCCGCAACCGCGCTGCGGCTGGAGGAGACGTTGCGGGCGTGGCTGCTGCACCAGGGCAGGCGGGATGAGGTGGCGGCGGCGTTGTTCGTCCATCCCCAGACCGTCCGGTACCGGATGTCGCAGCTGCGGGAGCTGTTTCCGGATCTCGCATCGCCGCACCGGGTCCTTGAACTGACGCTGGCGGTCGGTCTTCGGGCCAGCTGA
- a CDS encoding ATP-binding protein, whose protein sequence is MRRQATATSDRTTRDPGQPVARLHCYRAGVPPGAAESIFEDGWSTRPDRGTARRGLGLALVHRLAQRHGGTATVSEGPGAVFTVALPLPDATPVSMDAQFTMASPARGVRG, encoded by the coding sequence TTGCGGAGGCAGGCGACCGCGACATCAGACCGTACGACACGGGATCCGGGACAGCCCGTTGCCCGGCTGCACTGCTACCGCGCGGGGGTACCGCCGGGCGCCGCCGAGTCGATCTTCGAGGACGGCTGGTCTACCCGGCCCGACCGGGGCACCGCCCGGCGTGGGCTGGGGTTGGCCCTCGTGCACCGGCTGGCCCAACGGCACGGCGGGACGGCCACCGTCAGCGAGGGGCCGGGCGCGGTCTTCACGGTCGCGCTGCCGCTGCCGGACGCCACGCCGGTGTCCATGGACGCTCAGTTCACGATGGCCTCGCCGGCACGGGGCGTGCGCGGATGA